CAGGAGACAGAAAGGGCGCTCGGTCAGACCCGACACATGCTTTCTGAGGTGCTTGAAGGAAACGTCGTTCACGCCCAACGAGTCGAAAAGCGCCTGGAATTCCGGCAGGTTGTCGCGATAGACGCGCTCCTCGGCGAACCAGATGAGGCGTTCCAGGAACCCTTCCGTGTCACCGCCCTCGGGCCGGTCCTCCGGCCTGCACTGCCGCTCCACTGGGAGGGTCTGCGGAGTGATGCCGGCCAGTTGCCGGAAGAGATCCACGACCTGTTCGGCCATGCTCGGGGGCAATGCCCGGCCGGAGCCGTGGCGCGACCCGACCGTATGTCCCTCGATAAACCTCTGGAAACCGAGGCCTTCCACCTCGATGAGTTCGGGTATCCGCACGACGCGCCCTTGCAGGGCCCGCAGCAGCCGCTCCTCGGACGCGAAACAGCGCCGGTCGAACCAGAGCAGGTTCTCGCGTGGCTCACGGCATTTCACACGCATCGGAGCTCCGGTCACCGGGGCCGGCAGCGGGAACACATAGGTCTCGTGGTGATAGCCCTGGAGCGGGCCTACGACGGCATGCGAGTCCGCGCTCATCTCAGCGGCCCGCTGCCGGGCCCTCGAAGATTCGGGTGACATCGCCCCTGATTTCTTTCTGCGCCGAGGGGTAGGGCAGGCACGGTACTCCGCGTGGGCGCAGAGCACCGAAGGAACCACTGACTCACCCTTTTTGCGCAGCCGGCCGTGACCCGGATGCGGGGGCCGACGCGTCAGCTCCGGTGGCGCAGAATCCGCAGCACAGGCTCCAGCGAGCTCACCACATCGTCGGCTCCCGCCTCCCTCAGCAGCTTCTCCTTGCGGGCGTTACGCGCGTAGCCGAGGAAGGGCACACCGGCCTGGCGGGCGGCGTCGAGGTCGGAGGGAGCGTCGCCGATCATCAGGGCGGAGGACGGGGCGGCGCCCATGGCGCTCAGCGCCCGGTTGAGACAGTGCGGGTGCGGCTTGAGGTGGTGCAGATCCTGCGTGCGGCCGTAGACGTTGGGGGCGAAGCAGCCCGTGAGACCGCGGTCGGCCAGGTACCTCGTGGCGGTCCGGGCCGAGTTGTTGGTCGCGACGGCCAGCCTGGCTCCGACGGCGGCCCAGGTCCGTATCAGCGGATCCGCGTAGGCGGTGGGCCAGGCGGTGGCCACCGCCTTGAGCTCCTGCTGGGTGAGCCGCTCCTCCAGTTCGGCCACCAGGTCGCTGCGTGGACGCCGGCGGTTCACCGCGTACAGGACGGCCATCGGGTCCGGGTGGACCCGCTCCTCCTCGGTCAGCAGGCCCTGCAGACCCTGCCCCTCCAGCCACGCGACCAGATCCCTCGCCACGTGCTCCGCCGAGTGCCCGGCGAACAGGCGGCAGATCGGTCCGTCGAAGTCGAAGAGAATGAAGCGGGCTCGTGCGATCAGCTCCCGAAGGTGCTGGGCCTCTTCCGTTACTTGATCAGTCGGTGTCGTATCAGAAGTCACTAGGAGAGTGTCAGGTCCGTCGTGATGGTTTCCCAGAGGGCGTCGAACCACTTCTGGGACTGATCCACGAACGCGGCGTCGCGTCGGCCCGCCTGGCGTTCGAAGGAGAAGAGGAGCGACTCGGCGCCCAGGGCGTCGTACATTTCGAGCGTCTGGTTCTCCACCTCCTCCTCCCGCTTGGTGAGCATGTAGTACGCGACCAGGGCCTCCGCCCCGTTGAGGAGGTACAGCTTCAGCGGCGGGGTGAAGGGCAGGGCGCGGAACGTCACACGGACGTCGATGCCGTGCGACGAGCGCAGGGCCTGGAGGTTGTGGCGCAGGACGTGGCCCTGGGCGTTGCGCTGGTCCAGCCAGCGCTTGTGGACCGGGTCGTCCTCGCCGCGTCCGCCGACCGGGACGGGAAACGCCAGGTTGATGTCCCGGGACGGGAGCAGGATGCGGGCGTCGATCGATGCCGGGCGGATCCTGCCCTCGTGGATCAGCCGCACCGGTTCGCCCAGCGCCAGCATCAGCGTCTCGGCGGTCAGACAGGCCGCGTCGACGCGGACGTGCGGCGCCGCGAACGCCTCCGCGAGCCTCGGCGCGAGCCCGACCATCGTCGGCTGTGGTTCGTCCCTGACCGGCTGGGGTTCGGCGATCCTCGGCGGGCTGCCCTTGCTGACGTTGCTGAGCAGGCCCGCCTCCTGGAGGAAGCGCAGGGCCTGACGGACCGTGCCCCGCTCCACTCCGAACTCCTCTGCGAGTTCGGCCTGGGTGGGCAGGCGGTCGCCCGCCTTCAGGTCGCCGGTGCGGATACGGGCCCGCAATGTGTCGGCGATCTCCTGAGGCGAGAGCCTTCTGCTGCCGTTCACTGCGACGTTCTCCTGGGTCACAACCAAACGCTACAACCCTCATCCATCTATGTGGAGTTGTTTGAGGGTTGTTTATAAGTAGGGACCAACTGGGGATAACTCAAGTGCAGTTGGTTGCCAACTTGGCAGAGTTGGCGGAGGGTTCGCCTCCTCCCGCACATCATCCGCAGGTAGTCACCTCATGCAGACAACTCGTTCCACCCTGCCCAGCCACCGGGATCACAGAGCTCCGATACTCCGGAAAGAGGTTCCGCCATGCCCGCCATAGCCTTCCTCTCCGCCGTCTTCGTCGTCGGTTTCGACCAGTTCGTCCAGTGGCGGTACGGGCCGATGGGCATCGTCGGCCTGCTGCTGCTCACCATCGGCATCAAGGCCAACAGCCCCGCGTGCAGCTCCGTCGGGGCCGTCGTCCTCGCCCTGATGGTCGCCCAGCCGGCCCTCTGAACGGCGCAGGGTCAGCTCTCGAACTCCAGGTCGGAGCTGATGGTCTCCCACAGCGCGTTGAACCACAGATGGGACTGCTCCACGAAGGTCGTGTCCCGCAGACCCGTCCCCTGCGCGAAGGGGAACAGCATGGAGAGCGCGCCCTGCGCGTCGTACATCTCCAGGTATTCGTGGTCGATCTCCTCACCACGGCGCGTCAGCGTGTAGTACGCGAACAGCGCCTCCGCCCCGTTGAGCAGATACAGCTTCACGGGCGGGGTGAAGGGCAGCGCGCGAAAGGAGACGTGCACATCGATGCCGTGGGTGGCGCGCAGCGCCAGCAGGTTGTGCCTCAGGACTTGGCCCTGCGCGTTGCGCTGCGCCAGCCAGCGGCGGCGCAGCCTGTCGTCGTCCGTGTCCTCCACCGGCGTGGGGAACGCCAGATCGATCCGGCCGCTCGGCAGCAGGACGCGCACATCGACCCTGGCCGGTTTTATGCGCCCCGCGTGAATCTCGCGCAACGGCTCGCCCATCGCCAGTGTCAGCGATACCGATGTCAGACACAGGGCGTCTATCTCCACGTGCTCAGCCGCGAAGGCGGCCGATATCCGCGGGGCGAGCGCCACCATCGTGGGCTGCGGCGGGGCCTCGGGGTCGGCCGGCACCCCGCCCGCGTGCTGCGCGACGGTCGCCGGGCTTCCTTTGGACATGTTGGTGAGCAGCTGCTCCGCCTGAAGGACGCGCAGGGCCTGCCGTACGGCTCCCCGCTCGACGCCGAACTCGTCCGCCAGCTCGGCCTGCGTGGGCATGCGCTGGCCCGGCCGCAGCACTCCGGACCTGATCCGGCTGCGCAGCTCGTCGGCCACGTCGTGGGGTGACCTCTGTGGCCGTGGTGACCTCTTCCGCCCATTGACGGCAGCGTGTTCCGGCTCCACGGCCAAACACTACAACTTCGCGCCATCTTTCGGCAGTTCAGAGGAAGGTGGTTATGAGACGACTCCAGGCGGAGATAAGTACGGTGAAGTTGGTAGCCAACTTCGGCAACCTTGCGCAAGGTTGAGCGTCCTTGCGCAACATGGTCAAACGTTCGAGAGGTTGGCCACCGCGGATGCGTCTGACCGGGCTCCCTTCCGGAGGGGAGCCGGGAGCTCGGTCGGTCCGCACCTTTTGCACCACCGGCACCATCACAACCACAACTGAACCAGCGGCAACAACACAACTGAATCGCTACGGATGAACCACAACTGAATCGCT
The Streptomyces sp. CGMCC 4.7035 DNA segment above includes these coding regions:
- a CDS encoding aminoglycoside phosphotransferase family protein, with the translated sequence MSPESSRARQRAAEMSADSHAVVGPLQGYHHETYVFPLPAPVTGAPMRVKCREPRENLLWFDRRCFASEERLLRALQGRVVRIPELIEVEGLGFQRFIEGHTVGSRHGSGRALPPSMAEQVVDLFRQLAGITPQTLPVERQCRPEDRPEGGDTEGFLERLIWFAEERVYRDNLPEFQALFDSLGVNDVSFKHLRKHVSGLTERPFCLLHADLHRENFIVDAEGGLWTIDWELAMFGDPLYDLATHLYLMRYPKRQEQEMTLRWCEAVEHVRPGSARGWCEDLPRLLDFKRAQSVFTDVIRTSQSLSGEGRVRPRNLRQVTSKLEAVLRAGAVPLGLDSLPGRQEIEAALRRHAGC
- a CDS encoding HAD family hydrolase — protein: MTSDTTPTDQVTEEAQHLRELIARARFILFDFDGPICRLFAGHSAEHVARDLVAWLEGQGLQGLLTEEERVHPDPMAVLYAVNRRRPRSDLVAELEERLTQQELKAVATAWPTAYADPLIRTWAAVGARLAVATNNSARTATRYLADRGLTGCFAPNVYGRTQDLHHLKPHPHCLNRALSAMGAAPSSALMIGDAPSDLDAARQAGVPFLGYARNARKEKLLREAGADDVVSSLEPVLRILRHRS
- a CDS encoding GntR family transcriptional regulator, with product MVVTQENVAVNGSRRLSPQEIADTLRARIRTGDLKAGDRLPTQAELAEEFGVERGTVRQALRFLQEAGLLSNVSKGSPPRIAEPQPVRDEPQPTMVGLAPRLAEAFAAPHVRVDAACLTAETLMLALGEPVRLIHEGRIRPASIDARILLPSRDINLAFPVPVGGRGEDDPVHKRWLDQRNAQGHVLRHNLQALRSSHGIDVRVTFRALPFTPPLKLYLLNGAEALVAYYMLTKREEEVENQTLEMYDALGAESLLFSFERQAGRRDAAFVDQSQKWFDALWETITTDLTLS
- a CDS encoding winged helix-turn-helix domain-containing protein, translated to MAVEPEHAAVNGRKRSPRPQRSPHDVADELRSRIRSGVLRPGQRMPTQAELADEFGVERGAVRQALRVLQAEQLLTNMSKGSPATVAQHAGGVPADPEAPPQPTMVALAPRISAAFAAEHVEIDALCLTSVSLTLAMGEPLREIHAGRIKPARVDVRVLLPSGRIDLAFPTPVEDTDDDRLRRRWLAQRNAQGQVLRHNLLALRATHGIDVHVSFRALPFTPPVKLYLLNGAEALFAYYTLTRRGEEIDHEYLEMYDAQGALSMLFPFAQGTGLRDTTFVEQSHLWFNALWETISSDLEFES